From a single Theropithecus gelada isolate Dixy chromosome 10, Tgel_1.0, whole genome shotgun sequence genomic region:
- the LOC112633046 gene encoding NADH-cytochrome b5 reductase 3 isoform X2, which translates to MKLFRRSTPAITLESPDIKYSLRLIDREIISHDTRRFRFALPSPQHILGLPVGQHIYLSARIDGNLVIRPYTPVSSDDDKGFVDLVIKVYFKDTHPKFPAGGKMSQYLESMQIGDTIEFRGPNGLLVYQGKGKFAIRPDKKSNPVIKTVKSVGMIAGGTGITPMLQVIRAIMKDPDDHTVCHLLFANQTEKDILLRPELEELRNEHSARFKLWYTLDRAPEAWDYSQGFVNEEMIRDHLPPPEEEPLVLMCGPPPMIQYACLPNLDRVGHPKERCFAF; encoded by the exons ATCATCAGCCATGACACCCGGCGCTTCCGCTTTGCCCTGCCGTCACCCCAGCATATCCTGGGCCTCCCTGTCG GCCAGCACATCTACCTCTCGGCTCGAATTGACGGAAACCTGGTCATCCGGCCCTATACACCTGTCTCCAGTGATGATGACAAGGGCTTCGTGGATCTAGTCATCAAG GTTTACTTCAAGGATACCCATCCCAAGTTTCCCGCCGGAGGCAAGATGTCTCAGTACCTGGAAAGCATGCAGATTGGAGACACCATTGAGTTCCGGGGCCCCAACGGGCTGCTAGTCTACCAGGGCAAAG GGAAGTTCGCCATCCGGCCTGACAAAAAGTCCAACCCCGTCATCAAGACAGTGAAGTCCGTGGGCATGATCGCGGGAGGGACAG GCATCACTCCGATGCTGCAGGTGATCCGCGCTATCATGAAGGACCCTGATGACCACACCGTGTGCCACCTGCTCTTTGCCAACCAG ACCGAGAAGGACATCCTGCTGCGACCTGAGCTGGAGGAACTCAGGAATGAGCATTCTGCGCGCTTCAAGCTCTGGTACACGCTGGACAGAGCCCCTGAAG CCTGGGACTACAGCCAGGGCTTCGTGAATGAGGAGATGATCCGGGACCACCTTCCGCCCCCAGAGGAGGAGCCGCTGGTGCTGATGTGTGGCCCCCCACCCATGATCCAGTACGCCTGCCTGCCCAACCTGGACCGCGTGGGCCACCCCAAGGAGCGCTGCTTCGCCTTCTGA